In Leifsonia sp. ZF2019, a genomic segment contains:
- a CDS encoding beta-galactosidase, with translation MTQNPTFPGVLFGAAYYAEYQQPGSLERDLDLMVDAGFTVIRVGESVWSTWEPRNGEFDLDWLQPVLDGAHARGIAVVLGTPTYAIPPWLQTLHPEIAAINADGRAIGWGARQEMDQSQPVYRWYAERIVRAVVQRYADHPAVIGYQVDNEPGNNLPHNRTTFAAFVEWLRTRYGTVERLNEEWGLVYWSHRIAEWSELWTPEGNLMPQYQVEWRRFQGEQATELIRWQAEIVREYARDDQFVTTCISYSRPQISDDQLVESLDITAGNPYYLMQDGLSADVDLPRQAEWWHTGPWALYQWGDRAFSSAQERFLVTETNAQSIGGPWQNQPPFPGQIKQAALALVARGARMVEYWHWHTLHFGVETYWGGVVPHSQRPGRIYREVAELGSTLGALGPALDDYRPDADVLMLYSTDTKWSWEFYPPLANADGTPDTNSYLRIVDAFYRGLNEAGAQVRVQHTRQFLAEDPATLAQRFPVLVAAAEYVTPDATLDALRAYAEAGGHLVLGIRTGYGDDLARARRGVAPERLAEAAGVWYDEYSNLASPLAVEGTIPLEAGAAGTAWTDILQLDGAEPIVTYRDNELGARVAVSTAAAGAGRITYVATVPNRELSRSLSRWLVPRTTANDWKASLPVTVASGRSADRRVVFAHNWSAASHEIVPPRDALVIETGERLAAGTPYLLAPRSVVVFEVSGSDA, from the coding sequence ATGACGCAGAACCCCACATTCCCCGGAGTGCTCTTCGGGGCCGCCTACTACGCCGAGTACCAGCAGCCGGGCAGCCTCGAGCGCGATCTCGACCTGATGGTCGATGCCGGCTTCACGGTGATCCGCGTCGGCGAGTCGGTCTGGTCGACGTGGGAGCCCCGCAACGGCGAGTTCGACCTCGACTGGCTGCAGCCGGTGCTCGACGGTGCGCACGCGCGCGGGATCGCGGTCGTCCTCGGCACGCCGACCTACGCCATCCCGCCGTGGCTGCAGACGCTGCACCCCGAGATCGCCGCGATCAACGCGGACGGGCGCGCCATTGGCTGGGGCGCGCGGCAGGAGATGGACCAGTCGCAGCCGGTGTACCGCTGGTACGCCGAGCGGATCGTCCGCGCGGTCGTGCAGCGCTACGCCGACCACCCGGCCGTGATCGGCTATCAGGTCGACAACGAACCGGGCAACAACCTCCCGCACAACCGCACGACCTTCGCGGCGTTCGTCGAGTGGCTCCGGACCCGCTACGGAACCGTCGAGCGGCTCAACGAGGAGTGGGGTCTGGTCTACTGGTCCCACCGCATCGCCGAATGGTCGGAGCTCTGGACACCCGAAGGCAATCTGATGCCGCAGTACCAGGTGGAGTGGCGGCGGTTCCAAGGCGAGCAGGCCACCGAGCTGATCCGCTGGCAGGCCGAGATCGTGCGCGAGTACGCCCGCGACGACCAGTTCGTCACGACCTGCATCTCGTACTCACGCCCCCAGATCTCCGACGATCAGCTCGTCGAATCGCTCGACATCACCGCGGGCAACCCCTACTACCTGATGCAGGACGGACTCTCCGCCGACGTCGACCTTCCACGGCAAGCGGAGTGGTGGCACACCGGGCCGTGGGCGCTGTACCAGTGGGGGGACCGCGCATTCTCCTCCGCGCAGGAGCGATTCCTCGTCACCGAGACGAACGCGCAGTCGATCGGCGGACCGTGGCAGAACCAGCCTCCGTTCCCGGGCCAGATCAAGCAGGCGGCACTCGCCCTCGTCGCCCGCGGCGCCCGGATGGTGGAGTACTGGCACTGGCACACCCTCCACTTCGGCGTCGAGACCTACTGGGGCGGGGTGGTGCCGCACAGCCAGCGACCCGGCCGCATCTACCGCGAGGTCGCCGAGCTCGGCTCGACTCTGGGCGCACTGGGCCCCGCACTCGACGACTACCGTCCCGACGCCGATGTGCTGATGCTCTACTCGACCGACACCAAATGGTCGTGGGAGTTCTACCCGCCGCTCGCGAACGCCGACGGCACGCCCGACACCAACAGCTATCTGCGGATCGTCGACGCTTTCTACCGCGGGCTGAACGAGGCCGGCGCACAGGTGCGCGTGCAGCACACCCGTCAGTTCCTGGCAGAGGATCCGGCGACGCTCGCACAGCGGTTCCCCGTGCTCGTCGCCGCAGCGGAGTACGTCACGCCCGACGCGACACTCGACGCCCTGCGTGCCTACGCAGAAGCGGGCGGGCACCTGGTTCTGGGCATCCGCACGGGCTATGGGGACGACCTGGCACGGGCGCGGCGCGGCGTCGCTCCGGAGCGCCTGGCCGAGGCGGCGGGCGTCTGGTACGACGAATACTCCAACCTGGCGTCTCCTCTCGCGGTGGAGGGGACGATCCCGCTCGAAGCCGGTGCCGCCGGCACGGCCTGGACCGACATCCTGCAACTCGACGGAGCGGAGCCGATCGTGACCTACCGGGACAACGAGCTGGGCGCCCGGGTGGCGGTCAGCACCGCCGCCGCCGGAGCCGGCCGTATCACCTACGTCGCGACGGTCCCCAACCGCGAGCTCTCCCGCTCCCTCTCCCGCTGGCTCGTCCCGCGCACCACGGCGAACGACTGGAAGGCGTCCCTCCCCGTCACCGTCGCCAGCGGCCGGAGCGCCGACCGACGGGTCGTGTTCGCACACAACTGGTCCGCGGCTTCGCACGAGATCGTCCCCCCGCGCGACGCGCTCGTGATCGAGACCGGCGAGCGCCTCGCCGCCGGCACCCCCTATCTCCTCGCGCCACGATCCGTCGTGGTCTTCGAGGTCAGCGGCTCCGACGCGTGA